The DNA sequence TGTCTCGCGATCGAAGCGTCGCCGATCCTGCACCAGCGGCTGCGCCAGCTGGTCGACGCGCTGCAGGCGAAGGTCAATGCGCTGTACGGCTTTCACCGCGAGCCGTCGAAGAACATCATCGAGTTCCGTTCGGGCGACATCGCGTCGTTCTGGCTGCTGCACACCGCGAACGCTGCGTTCGCGACGCTCGCGCATCTGCATCAGCATGCGGCACTGCATCCGGAGCGGCTGTTCCAGGAGCTGCTGCGCCTCGCGGGCCAGCTGATGACGTTCTCGAAGGGCTACACGCTCGCCGACCTGCCCGTGTATCGCCACGACGATCCGGGCCCGAGCTTCGCTCGTCTCGACCTGATGCTGCGCGAGCTGCTCGACACCGTGATCTCGACGCGCTACTTCGCGATCACGCTCGACGAAGTGCGTCCGTCGTTCCACCTCGGCCGCCTCGATTCGGGCAAGATCGACGACAAGACCGAGTTCTATCTGGCCGTGTCCGCCGACATGCCGAACGTCGAACTCATCGACGCGGTGCCGGCCCGCTTCAAGGTCGGTGCGCCGGACGACGTCGACAAGCTCGTGCTGTCGGCGATGCCCGGCGTGCGGCTGTCGTACATGCCGCAGGTGCCGCCCGCGATTCCGGTGCGGCCCGGTGCGTGTTACTTCCAGCTCGACTCGCGCGGCGCGCTGTACGAGCGCATGCTGCAGGCCCAGTCGGCGATGATCTATGCGCCGACTGGCATCAATGACCTGAAATTCGAACTGATCGCGGTCACATCATGAGCTACGCGCCTTCCCTGTTCGGCGACAACGCGCCGGCCCCGTTGCATACCCCGGCGTCGACCGACGCCGCGTTCCAGGCCCGCTCGCTGCTCGACCTGTTGTACGACGGGTTCTTCATGCTGTTCCTGCTCAAGAACGGCCGCGCGCCGGACAGCGCGAGCGAGTTCAGCACGAAGATTCAGGAATTCCTGTCGGACTTCGAACGCGGCGCGAAGAAGCTGAATATCGCGGCGGAGGACGTGTATGCGGCGAAGTTCGCGTATTGCGCGGCCGTCGACGAGATGGTGCTGTCGTCGCAGTTCAAGATCCGGGCCGACTGGGAACGCCGGCCGCTGCAGCTGGTGCTGTTCGGCGAGCAGCTCGCGGGCGAGAAGTTCTTCCAGTATCTGGAGGAATGCCGGGCGCAAGGTGCGGCGCGGCTGCAGTCGCTCGAGGTGTTCCACATGTGCCTGCTGCTCGGGTTCCAGGGCAAGTATCTGCTCGAGGGGCCGGAGAAGCTCGCTTATCTCACCGCGCGGCTCGGCGACGAGATCGCGCATATGAAGGGCAAGCGCGCTGCGTTCGCGCCGCATTGGCCGCTGCCGGATCAGATTGCGCACCGGTTGAAGCGCGAGGTACCGGTGTGGGCGATCGGTGCGGTGTTCGCGCTTGTGGCGCTGCTCGGGTATCTCGGGCTCAACACCTATCTGAAGGACAAGACGCTGCAGGCGCTCGCGCCTTATTCGCAGGTGATCAAGGTCGGGCCAGAGTCGGCGAATTTGACGATTTCGTTGCCTTGAGCTTGCGGTGAGCGGACGTTGTCGCGTTGGAGGGAAGGACCGCTTGGCGGTCCTTTTTTGCTGTGGCGTGGGGCGTGGCGTGGCGGGCGCGTTCAGAGAAGAATGAACTCGTCGTTGTCGACGTAGAACACGAACGCGTCGAGCAATTGCGCGATGCTTGGTTCGTCGACCTGATCATGCGCGTTGATGACGATGTCCTCGATCGTCGCGCTGTTCAAGGTCACGCGCCAACCTTCTAGTGGAGCGGTGGCGGGTGGCGTCGCGCCTTCGGCGTGAGCGGTGCCTTCGGCGAACTCGCCCTCCGTATCGAGCGTCCACGGCATCTGCGGCAAGCAGAGCCACCCGTGGAAATCGCCAGGGTGTTCAAGAATGTGCTTCAGCGACACGGTGGTCGCGGTGATCGTTGACATGGATGTTGCGGTGGTGACGGGAGTCGAATCGATGCGTTGGGCGATCGGGAAGGGGCGCGTAGGGGCTGCGGGGTAGCCGCTTGCGGCGGTGAGGGGGGATTATGCCAATTTCGTGTGCGGCGCGTGGGTTCGGCGGAGAGTGTCGGGCGGTTGGCTGAACCTGTCCGCATTTTTGTGGGCGAGGCGGTTGAACAGCACGTTATCCACGCGCCTGCATAAATCGCTCTCCGAACAGGATAGCAAACTGATTCATTGCTGATTTCCAGTCGAAGGCGGCCCGCACGGTCTTGGCCAGCACGTTGCGCAACGCCAGCCAGAGCAGCTTGATGGCCGCCTCGTCATTCGGGAAGTGACCGCGGGTCTTGATGATCTTGCGCAGCTGCATGTTCAAACTTTCTATCGCGTTCGTAACCGGCATGATATAGCCGGTGCCTCGCGTTCCCGCGCCGAGCGGTTTGAGCGTATGGTGTGACCATCCGGGACATGGGGCACTGGGGAGCACTTCGGGTGGGCAGGCCGTTCCTATACGATGAGCCGCGAGCTCGTGTTAGTAGTTGGCCGCCCCTGCGACCCGCCCGGTTGCGCTGC is a window from the Burkholderia vietnamiensis LMG 10929 genome containing:
- the tssK gene encoding type VI secretion system baseplate subunit TssK, with the protein product MSYSAKVLWGEGLFLRPQHFQRQDAYHEARLFESIQAIQPYNWGLRSVRIDRDALGSNVLRVAELALVFPDGALYAAPQADDLPPPIALDTLPDGINEFVFYLALHPLRENGTNYSDDPASGFTTRFVSEQTSVADNFTDAAEADITFLKTQVKLIAHSEPRDQLLSVPLVRVRRTATSGFELDDSFVPPCLAIEASPILHQRLRQLVDALQAKVNALYGFHREPSKNIIEFRSGDIASFWLLHTANAAFATLAHLHQHAALHPERLFQELLRLAGQLMTFSKGYTLADLPVYRHDDPGPSFARLDLMLRELLDTVISTRYFAITLDEVRPSFHLGRLDSGKIDDKTEFYLAVSADMPNVELIDAVPARFKVGAPDDVDKLVLSAMPGVRLSYMPQVPPAIPVRPGACYFQLDSRGALYERMLQAQSAMIYAPTGINDLKFELIAVTS
- the icmH gene encoding type IVB secretion system protein IcmH/DotU, which translates into the protein MSYAPSLFGDNAPAPLHTPASTDAAFQARSLLDLLYDGFFMLFLLKNGRAPDSASEFSTKIQEFLSDFERGAKKLNIAAEDVYAAKFAYCAAVDEMVLSSQFKIRADWERRPLQLVLFGEQLAGEKFFQYLEECRAQGAARLQSLEVFHMCLLLGFQGKYLLEGPEKLAYLTARLGDEIAHMKGKRAAFAPHWPLPDQIAHRLKREVPVWAIGAVFALVALLGYLGLNTYLKDKTLQALAPYSQVIKVGPESANLTISLP
- a CDS encoding DUF7716 domain-containing protein; the protein is MSTITATTVSLKHILEHPGDFHGWLCLPQMPWTLDTEGEFAEGTAHAEGATPPATAPLEGWRVTLNSATIEDIVINAHDQVDEPSIAQLLDAFVFYVDNDEFILL